The proteins below are encoded in one region of Prevotella melaninogenica ATCC 25845:
- a CDS encoding alpha/beta hydrolase family protein, which yields MKKKILLLCLLFSWVGVFAQKPMEGVWMGKLNLGPQSLTIVLHVNCNAQGKVECTLDSPDQGAKGIAVETDYCSSDSISITLASLALSYQGKLKGDEIVGTFTQGQPFPLTLKRGEEKLNRPQNPVAPYPYKTEEVTFNNVTDKATLVGTLSYPIGYKKGQTPVVLMVTGSGQENRDEEVFDHKPFLVIADYLARNGVATLRYDDRGFGKSTGGDVEHATTLDFMRDAMSGVEFLRTSKLFGKVGVLGHSEGGSIAFMLGAKGKVDFVISMAGVGVKGDTALTAQTNKILELTGQSMRFSTHQYRMNAIIKRSPWLNFFIDYDPSADISKTLCPVMAINGSRDVQVISSLNLTGIKAHLKSNPQNVIKEYPSLNHLFQHCKTGNVSEYRMIEETISPEVLEDIVRFIKQ from the coding sequence ATGAAAAAGAAGATTCTGCTCTTATGTTTGTTGTTTTCGTGGGTTGGAGTTTTTGCACAGAAACCTATGGAAGGCGTGTGGATGGGTAAGTTGAATCTTGGTCCACAATCGTTGACTATTGTGTTGCATGTGAATTGTAATGCACAAGGAAAAGTTGAATGTACGCTCGATAGTCCTGATCAAGGGGCAAAGGGGATAGCGGTAGAAACAGATTACTGCTCGTCTGATTCTATCAGTATAACCCTCGCAAGTTTGGCTCTCAGCTATCAAGGAAAATTGAAAGGGGACGAGATAGTCGGTACTTTTACCCAGGGGCAACCCTTTCCATTAACCTTGAAACGAGGAGAGGAGAAACTAAATCGTCCGCAGAACCCTGTAGCTCCCTATCCATATAAGACAGAAGAAGTGACGTTTAATAATGTGACAGATAAGGCAACACTTGTTGGGACACTCTCATACCCTATTGGTTATAAGAAAGGACAGACCCCTGTTGTGTTGATGGTTACTGGGAGTGGGCAGGAGAACAGAGATGAAGAAGTCTTCGATCATAAGCCTTTCCTTGTTATAGCAGACTATCTGGCACGGAATGGTGTAGCCACTTTGCGTTATGATGACCGTGGTTTTGGTAAATCAACAGGCGGAGATGTGGAACATGCTACGACGCTTGATTTTATGCGAGATGCAATGAGTGGTGTTGAATTTCTGCGTACGTCAAAGCTTTTTGGTAAGGTTGGCGTACTCGGACATAGTGAAGGAGGCTCTATAGCTTTCATGTTGGGAGCGAAAGGGAAAGTAGATTTCGTTATTAGTATGGCTGGTGTTGGCGTGAAAGGAGACACAGCTTTGACAGCACAAACAAATAAGATACTCGAACTAACAGGGCAATCAATGCGTTTCTCTACGCATCAGTATCGTATGAATGCCATTATAAAGAGGTCACCTTGGTTGAACTTCTTTATTGATTATGACCCATCTGCGGATATCTCAAAGACGCTTTGTCCTGTTATGGCTATTAATGGGAGTCGTGATGTTCAGGTGATATCATCGCTGAATCTTACAGGAATTAAGGCTCATCTAAAGAGTAATCCCCAAAACGTTATCAAAGAATATCCATCTCTTAACCATCTTTTCCAACACTGTAAGACCGGAAATGTTTCGGAGTATAGGATGATCGAAGAAACGATCTCGCCAGAAGTCTTGGAAGATATCGTTCGTTTTATCAAACAATAA
- the rimP gene encoding ribosome assembly cofactor RimP has protein sequence MIDKNVVKSLVDEWLEGKEYFLVDIQISSDDKIVVEIDHADGVWIEDCVELSKYIEDRLSRDEEDYELEVGSAGLGQPFKVPQQYQNFIGKEVEVLGKDGKKVKGILKSVDGNDFVVAVNEKVQVEGKKRPVKMDVDHAYKMDEVKYTKYIISFK, from the coding sequence ATGATAGATAAAAACGTTGTAAAAAGTCTTGTTGACGAGTGGCTGGAAGGTAAGGAGTACTTCCTGGTTGACATTCAAATCAGTTCTGACGATAAGATTGTCGTTGAGATTGATCATGCTGATGGCGTGTGGATTGAAGATTGTGTAGAGTTGAGCAAGTATATCGAAGATCGTCTCTCACGTGACGAGGAGGATTACGAACTTGAGGTAGGTTCTGCAGGATTGGGTCAGCCTTTCAAAGTTCCTCAGCAGTATCAGAACTTCATTGGTAAAGAAGTTGAGGTGCTCGGTAAGGACGGAAAGAAAGTCAAAGGCATATTGAAGAGCGTTGATGGTAACGACTTTGTTGTTGCAGTCAATGAGAAGGTACAAGTGGAAGGTAAGAAACGTCCAGTGAAGATGGACGTAGACCATGCGTACAAGATGGATGAAGTAAAATATACAAAATACATAATAAGTTTCAAGTAA
- the nusA gene encoding transcription termination factor NusA, which yields MAARKIEEERPNMIETFKEFKDTKSIDRTTLVSVLEESFRNVLAKIFGSDENFDVIVNPDKGDFEIHRNRVVVADGEVEDENKEISLTDARKIEADYEVGEDVSEEVDFNKFGRRAILNLRQTLASKILELEHDSLYNKYKDRVGQIISGEVYQTWKREVLLVDEENNELILPKGEQIPRDQYRKGETVRAVIHRVDNENNNPKIILSRTAPEFLERLLEAEVPEINDGLIAIRKIARMPGERAKIAVESFDERIDPVGACVGVRGSRVHGIVRELCNENLDVINWTANTKLFIQRALAPAKVSSLTIDEENKKAEVYLQPEEVSLAIGRGGMNIKLASMLTGYTIDVFRELDEQNAEEDIYLDEFSDEIDQWVIDAIKGIGLDTARQVLNAPREMLIEKADLEVETVDSVLNVLRSEFEQ from the coding sequence ATGGCAGCAAGAAAAATAGAAGAAGAACGTCCGAATATGATCGAGACCTTCAAGGAGTTTAAAGACACCAAGAGCATCGATCGTACTACATTGGTGAGCGTTTTGGAGGAGAGCTTCCGCAATGTACTCGCTAAAATTTTTGGTAGTGACGAAAACTTCGACGTGATTGTAAACCCTGATAAGGGCGACTTCGAGATTCACCGTAACCGTGTGGTTGTGGCTGATGGTGAGGTTGAGGATGAGAATAAGGAAATAAGCCTTACAGATGCACGTAAGATAGAGGCAGACTATGAAGTAGGTGAGGATGTAAGTGAGGAGGTTGACTTCAATAAGTTCGGTCGCCGTGCTATCTTGAATCTTCGTCAGACATTGGCTTCTAAGATTCTTGAGCTGGAGCATGACTCTCTCTATAATAAGTATAAGGACCGTGTTGGTCAGATTATCTCTGGTGAGGTTTATCAGACTTGGAAGCGTGAGGTTCTGCTTGTTGATGAAGAGAATAATGAGTTGATTCTCCCTAAGGGTGAGCAGATTCCACGTGATCAGTATCGTAAGGGCGAGACTGTTCGTGCGGTGATTCATCGTGTTGACAATGAGAATAACAATCCAAAGATTATCCTCTCACGTACTGCTCCAGAGTTCCTTGAGCGTCTGCTTGAAGCTGAGGTGCCTGAAATCAATGATGGTTTGATAGCTATTCGTAAGATTGCTCGTATGCCGGGTGAGCGTGCAAAGATTGCTGTTGAGAGCTTTGATGAGCGTATCGACCCAGTAGGCGCTTGTGTTGGTGTACGTGGTAGTCGTGTTCATGGTATCGTTCGTGAACTTTGCAACGAGAATCTCGACGTTATCAACTGGACTGCAAATACAAAACTCTTTATTCAGCGTGCGCTTGCTCCTGCAAAGGTGAGTAGCTTAACTATTGATGAGGAGAATAAGAAGGCTGAGGTTTACTTGCAGCCAGAGGAGGTAAGTCTTGCGATTGGTCGTGGTGGTATGAACATCAAGTTGGCAAGTATGCTGACAGGTTATACCATCGACGTATTCCGTGAACTTGACGAACAGAATGCAGAGGAGGATATTTACTTGGATGAGTTCTCTGATGAAATTGATCAGTGGGTTATCGATGCCATTAAGGGTATCGGACTTGACACAGCGCGCCAGGTACTCAACGCTCCACGTGAGATGCTGATTGAAAAGGCAGACTTGGAGGTAGAGACCGTTGATAGCGTGTTGAACGTATTGAGATCAGAGTTTGAACAGTAA
- the infB gene encoding translation initiation factor IF-2, with translation MSIRLNKAIRELNIGLQTAVEFLEKKPELGEVKNELNFKLSEGQYKALVDAFNNDKEVKKDAAKLLQKKTKEKKSAAEHKGEAVMKAERQQYKPVGKIDLDQLNKPAAKKAAAPVENKPTPAAAVEPAEEKKKVEKHDASKKPAVNKEEAKPVAPKVEKPVEVKTEPKKKEAPVAKAEVKAESKVQAEPAATNTPAEPATAEEKKDNGLFQTKNEKKILNTPKVNVLGKIDLSTLNQSTRPKKKSKEERRKEREEKAGQGNGQGKKKRVRINKERVDINAAANQQQNQNGKKGNNNNGGGNKNAGKKNRNRNQKPLEVDDEAVARQVKETLARLTSKSQNKKGAKYRKEKRDAVQERLNAEAKAERKESKILKLTEFVTVSELATMMNVPVTNVISTLMSVGIMVSINQRLDAETINLVADEFDFKTEYVSAEVQEAVSEEEDDENDLVSRAPIVTVMGHVDHGKTSLLDHIRNTNVIAGEAGGITQHIGAYGVTLENGRKVTFLDTPGHEAFTAMRARGAQVTDIVIIIIAADDSVMPTTKEAIAHAQAAGVPMVFAINKIDKPGANPDKIREDLSQMNLLVEEWGGKYQCQEISAKKGIGVNELLDKVLLEADMMDLKANPNRKATGTIIESSLDKGRGYVSTVLVSNGTLKIGDNVIAGTSWGRIKAMFNERNQRIESAGPAEPAIILGLNGAPTAGDTFHVMETEQEAREIANKREQLQREQGLRTQTRLTLSDISHRIARGEFHEMNIIVKGDTDGSIEALSDSFIKLSTEKVNVNVISKAVGQISENDVMLASASDAVIVGFQVRPSADARRLADREGVEINTYSVIYDAIDDVKSTMVGMLDKVKKEIVTGQFEVKQVFKISKVGTVAGGMVTEGKVHSKDKGRVVRDGIVIHTAPIDALKRYKDDVKEVATGLECGISLVNYNDLQVGDIIETFTEIEVEQKL, from the coding sequence ATGAGCATCAGATTAAACAAAGCAATTCGTGAATTGAATATAGGACTCCAAACGGCAGTGGAGTTCTTAGAGAAGAAGCCAGAGTTAGGCGAGGTGAAGAACGAGCTTAACTTCAAGCTAAGCGAGGGTCAGTATAAAGCTCTCGTAGATGCCTTCAATAATGATAAGGAGGTAAAGAAGGACGCTGCTAAGCTTTTGCAGAAGAAGACTAAAGAGAAGAAAAGCGCTGCAGAACATAAAGGCGAAGCAGTCATGAAGGCTGAGCGTCAGCAGTATAAACCAGTCGGAAAGATAGACCTTGATCAGCTGAATAAGCCAGCTGCAAAGAAAGCTGCTGCTCCTGTTGAGAATAAACCTACCCCTGCTGCTGCCGTAGAACCTGCAGAGGAGAAGAAAAAGGTAGAGAAACATGATGCAAGCAAGAAGCCTGCTGTAAATAAAGAAGAGGCTAAACCTGTTGCTCCAAAGGTTGAGAAACCTGTTGAGGTAAAGACTGAGCCTAAGAAGAAAGAAGCTCCTGTGGCTAAGGCTGAGGTAAAGGCTGAGTCTAAGGTGCAGGCTGAACCTGCAGCTACTAATACTCCAGCTGAACCTGCTACTGCAGAGGAGAAGAAAGATAATGGTTTGTTCCAGACCAAGAATGAGAAGAAGATCTTAAATACACCTAAGGTGAATGTCTTAGGTAAGATTGATCTCAGCACTTTGAACCAGAGTACCCGGCCTAAGAAGAAGAGTAAGGAGGAACGCCGTAAAGAGCGTGAAGAGAAAGCTGGTCAGGGTAATGGTCAGGGCAAGAAGAAACGCGTTCGTATTAACAAGGAACGTGTTGATATCAATGCTGCCGCTAATCAGCAGCAGAACCAGAATGGTAAGAAAGGCAATAACAACAATGGCGGTGGCAACAAGAATGCGGGTAAGAAGAACCGCAATCGTAATCAGAAGCCTTTAGAGGTTGATGATGAGGCTGTAGCACGCCAGGTAAAGGAGACACTTGCACGTTTGACAAGCAAGAGTCAGAATAAGAAGGGTGCTAAATACCGTAAAGAGAAGCGTGATGCTGTTCAAGAACGTCTGAATGCAGAGGCAAAGGCAGAGCGCAAGGAAAGTAAGATATTGAAGTTGACAGAGTTTGTTACTGTTTCAGAGTTGGCAACAATGATGAATGTTCCTGTAACAAATGTCATCTCAACCTTGATGTCTGTAGGCATCATGGTGTCTATCAACCAGCGTCTTGATGCAGAGACTATCAATCTTGTTGCTGATGAGTTCGACTTCAAGACAGAATATGTAAGTGCAGAAGTACAGGAAGCAGTTAGTGAAGAGGAGGATGATGAGAATGATCTCGTATCACGTGCTCCAATCGTGACTGTCATGGGTCATGTTGACCATGGTAAGACTTCTTTGCTCGACCATATCCGTAATACGAATGTGATTGCTGGTGAGGCAGGTGGTATCACCCAGCACATCGGTGCTTATGGTGTGACACTTGAGAATGGCCGTAAGGTTACCTTCCTTGATACTCCTGGTCACGAAGCATTTACTGCTATGCGTGCTCGTGGTGCACAGGTTACCGATATTGTGATTATCATCATTGCTGCAGACGACTCTGTGATGCCTACTACCAAGGAGGCTATTGCTCATGCACAGGCAGCAGGTGTTCCTATGGTATTTGCAATCAATAAGATTGATAAGCCAGGAGCTAACCCTGATAAGATTCGTGAAGACTTGTCACAAATGAATCTTCTCGTTGAAGAGTGGGGTGGTAAGTATCAGTGTCAGGAAATCAGTGCTAAGAAGGGTATCGGAGTGAACGAACTTCTTGATAAAGTTCTTCTTGAGGCTGATATGATGGATCTCAAAGCTAACCCTAACCGTAAGGCTACAGGTACTATCATTGAGTCTTCACTTGATAAGGGTCGTGGTTATGTAAGTACGGTTCTTGTATCTAATGGTACATTGAAGATTGGTGATAACGTTATCGCTGGTACTTCATGGGGTCGTATCAAGGCTATGTTCAATGAGCGTAACCAGCGTATCGAAAGTGCTGGACCAGCAGAGCCTGCAATCATCCTCGGTCTGAATGGCGCACCAACAGCAGGTGATACCTTCCATGTTATGGAGACTGAACAGGAGGCACGTGAGATTGCAAACAAGCGTGAGCAGTTGCAACGTGAGCAGGGCTTGCGTACACAAACACGTCTTACCCTGTCTGATATCTCTCACCGAATCGCTCGTGGTGAGTTCCATGAGATGAATATCATTGTGAAGGGTGATACTGATGGTTCTATCGAGGCATTGTCCGACTCATTCATCAAACTGTCAACAGAGAAGGTTAATGTTAACGTTATCAGTAAGGCTGTAGGTCAGATTTCTGAGAACGATGTTATGTTGGCATCAGCTTCAGATGCTGTTATCGTCGGCTTCCAGGTTCGTCCTTCTGCTGATGCACGTCGCTTGGCTGACCGTGAGGGTGTAGAAATCAATACTTACTCTGTCATCTATGATGCTATCGACGATGTTAAGTCAACGATGGTGGGTATGCTTGACAAGGTGAAGAAGGAGATTGTCACTGGTCAGTTTGAGGTTAAGCAGGTCTTCAAGATTTCCAAGGTTGGAACTGTTGCCGGTGGTATGGTTACTGAAGGTAAGGTTCACAGCAAGGATAAGGGTCGCGTAGTCCGTGATGGTATCGTTATCCATACAGCTCCTATTGATGCTCTGAAGCGTTATAAGGACGATGTGAAGGAGGTCGCTACAGGACTTGAATGTGGTATCTCACTTGTCAATTACAATGATTTACAGGTGGGTGACATCATCGAAACCTTCACGGAGATTGAGGTTGAACAGAAATTGTAA
- the sufB gene encoding Fe-S cluster assembly protein SufB — MSENKNNEFVKKVAEQKYEFGFTTDVHTEVIPKGLNEDVVRLISQKKGEPEWLLDFRLKAFRYWQTLPIPTWGHLHLPELHLQDISYYADPLAKKPKNKEIDPELAKTFDKLGIPLEERLALSGTAVDAIMDSVSVKTTFKKQLAEKGIIFCSIGEAVQEHPDLIRKYLGSVVPYRDNYSAALNSAVFSDGSFVYIPKGVRCPMELSSYFRINAVNTGQFERTLIVADDDSYVSYLEGCTAPMRDENQLHAAVVEIVVLDNAEVKYSTVQNWYPGDENGKGGVLNLVTKRGELRGVNSKLSWTQVETGSAITWKYPSCVLKGDNSQAEFYSVAVTNNYQEADTGTKMIHMGKNTKSTIISKGISAGHSQNSYRGLVRATANAENARNYSSCDSLLLGSDCGAHTFPYMDIHNDTAIVEHEATTSKISEDQLFYCNQRGIPTEDAVGLIVNGYAKDVLNKLPMEFAVEAQKLLSVTLEGTVG; from the coding sequence ATGTCTGAGAACAAGAATAATGAATTTGTAAAGAAGGTCGCAGAGCAAAAGTATGAGTTCGGCTTTACGACTGATGTACATACGGAGGTCATTCCGAAAGGTCTGAACGAGGATGTCGTTCGACTTATTTCGCAGAAGAAAGGGGAACCAGAGTGGCTCCTCGATTTTCGTTTGAAGGCTTTCCGTTACTGGCAGACACTCCCTATTCCAACGTGGGGACACTTGCATTTGCCAGAGTTACATCTGCAGGATATCTCCTATTATGCTGATCCATTAGCGAAGAAGCCAAAGAACAAGGAGATTGATCCAGAGTTAGCAAAGACTTTTGATAAGTTAGGTATTCCATTGGAAGAGCGTCTTGCTTTGAGTGGTACGGCAGTTGATGCCATTATGGACTCGGTGTCAGTGAAGACTACTTTTAAGAAGCAGTTGGCTGAGAAGGGTATAATCTTCTGCTCTATCGGTGAGGCAGTTCAGGAGCATCCTGACTTGATACGTAAGTATCTCGGAAGTGTTGTTCCTTATCGTGACAACTATTCTGCAGCACTCAACTCTGCGGTCTTTAGTGATGGTTCCTTTGTATATATCCCTAAGGGCGTTCGTTGTCCAATGGAGCTTAGTTCGTACTTCCGCATCAATGCGGTTAATACAGGTCAGTTCGAACGTACATTGATTGTAGCTGATGATGACTCGTATGTTAGCTATCTTGAGGGCTGTACTGCTCCTATGCGTGACGAGAATCAGTTGCATGCAGCAGTCGTTGAAATTGTTGTCTTGGACAATGCAGAAGTAAAATACTCTACTGTTCAGAACTGGTATCCAGGTGATGAAAACGGTAAGGGTGGTGTCTTGAACCTTGTTACAAAGCGTGGTGAACTTCGTGGAGTGAACTCAAAGCTGTCATGGACACAGGTAGAGACAGGTTCGGCAATCACTTGGAAATATCCTTCTTGTGTGTTGAAGGGTGATAACTCACAGGCAGAATTCTATTCTGTTGCTGTAACCAATAACTACCAAGAGGCTGATACGGGTACGAAGATGATTCACATGGGTAAGAATACCAAGAGTACAATCATCTCTAAGGGTATCTCTGCTGGCCATAGTCAGAACTCTTATCGTGGCTTGGTTCGTGCTACAGCCAATGCGGAGAACGCTCGTAACTATTCAAGTTGTGACTCTCTTCTCTTAGGTTCTGACTGCGGTGCTCACACCTTCCCTTATATGGATATTCATAACGATACAGCCATTGTTGAGCATGAAGCAACCACTTCGAAGATTAGTGAGGACCAACTTTTCTATTGTAATCAGCGTGGTATTCCTACTGAAGATGCTGTTGGTTTGATTGTCAATGGTTATGCTAAGGACGTACTCAATAAGCTTCCAATGGAGTTTGCGGTTGAGGCACAAAAACTACTCTCTGTAACACTTGAAGGAACAGTAGGATAA
- the sufC gene encoding Fe-S cluster assembly ATPase SufC, whose translation MLEVRNLHATIAGKEILRGINLTIKDGEIHAIMGPNGSGKSTLSAVLTGNPLYEVTDGMALFNGKNLLEMKPEDRSHEGLFLSFQYPVEIPGVSMTNFMKAAINAKRAYEGLEPMKAAEFMALMREKRQLVGMDSTLSRRSVNEGFSGGEKKRNEIFQMAMLEPKLSILDETDSGLDVDAMRIVAEGVNKMHNETTSAIVITHYERLLEMIKPDVIHVLYKGRIVKTAGPELAKEIEQRGYDWIKEEVDAEE comes from the coding sequence ATGTTAGAAGTAAGAAACCTGCATGCAACCATCGCAGGTAAAGAAATATTAAGAGGCATCAACCTCACAATTAAAGATGGTGAGATTCATGCTATTATGGGTCCTAATGGCTCTGGTAAGTCAACACTGAGTGCAGTACTTACAGGTAATCCTCTCTATGAGGTAACTGATGGTATGGCATTGTTTAATGGCAAGAATCTCTTGGAGATGAAGCCTGAGGACCGCTCTCATGAGGGACTCTTCTTGTCTTTCCAGTATCCAGTAGAGATACCTGGCGTAAGTATGACTAACTTCATGAAGGCTGCTATCAATGCAAAGCGTGCCTATGAAGGGTTAGAGCCAATGAAGGCTGCAGAGTTTATGGCACTCATGCGTGAGAAGCGTCAGTTAGTTGGTATGGACTCAACACTCTCTCGCCGTAGTGTAAACGAGGGTTTCTCTGGTGGTGAGAAGAAGCGTAATGAGATTTTCCAAATGGCAATGTTGGAGCCAAAGCTTAGTATTCTTGATGAGACAGACTCTGGTCTTGATGTTGATGCTATGCGTATTGTAGCTGAGGGTGTAAACAAGATGCACAATGAAACGACTTCAGCTATTGTTATCACACACTATGAGCGTCTGTTAGAGATGATTAAGCCAGATGTTATTCATGTGCTTTATAAGGGTCGTATCGTGAAGACTGCAGGTCCTGAACTTGCAAAGGAGATTGAACAGCGCGGATACGATTGGATTAAGGAAGAGGTTGACGCAGAGGAATAA
- the sufD gene encoding Fe-S cluster assembly protein SufD translates to MQSEKQYIDLYTEAQQLIKEHAAPVLNEVRDKAFEDFRRQGFPTKKVERYKYTDMQKLFEPDYGLNLNRLEIPVNPYDTFKCDVPNLSTSLYFIVNDQFYSKSLPKAKLNDGVIVDSLNHVATERPELVAKYYGRLANTEADAITALNTMLAQDGLFIYVPKNVQLERTIQVINILRSDVDLMVNRRVLIVLEEGAKAQFLFCDHAADDRNFLATQVIEAYVGANANLELNCLEETHAKNVRVSNVYIEQQRDSRASHNVITLHNGVTRNMLDLVFKGEGSECFCNGCVIADKSQHVDNNTLIDHQVPHCTSNELYKYVLDDNAVGAFAGRVLVRKGAQKTLSQENNRNLCASKTARMFTQPMLEIYADDVQCNHGSTVGQLNDAALFYMQQRGIDKKEAKLLLEFAFINEVIDKMELEPLRDRLHHLVEKRFRGELDKCEGCDLCK, encoded by the coding sequence ATGCAAAGCGAAAAACAATATATAGACCTCTATACAGAGGCGCAGCAACTCATCAAAGAGCATGCTGCACCTGTGCTCAATGAGGTACGCGATAAGGCTTTTGAAGACTTCCGTCGACAGGGCTTTCCTACCAAGAAGGTGGAACGCTATAAGTACACGGATATGCAGAAGCTCTTTGAACCTGATTATGGATTGAATCTCAACCGTCTTGAGATTCCTGTTAATCCTTATGATACTTTCAAGTGCGATGTTCCAAATCTCAGCACTTCTCTTTATTTCATAGTGAATGATCAGTTCTACAGTAAGTCACTTCCAAAGGCAAAGCTTAATGATGGTGTCATTGTTGACAGCTTGAATCATGTAGCAACTGAGCGTCCTGAGTTGGTTGCAAAGTATTATGGTCGTCTTGCCAATACTGAGGCTGATGCGATAACAGCTTTGAATACAATGCTTGCACAAGATGGTCTTTTTATCTATGTGCCTAAGAATGTACAGCTTGAGCGTACCATACAAGTAATCAATATCCTTCGTTCAGATGTTGACTTGATGGTCAATCGTCGGGTACTCATTGTTCTTGAAGAAGGTGCTAAGGCACAGTTCCTCTTCTGTGACCACGCTGCTGACGACCGTAACTTCCTTGCTACACAGGTAATCGAAGCCTACGTAGGAGCAAATGCCAATCTTGAGTTGAACTGTCTTGAGGAAACGCATGCAAAGAATGTACGCGTGTCGAATGTATATATCGAGCAGCAGCGTGATTCACGTGCAAGCCACAATGTCATTACATTGCATAACGGAGTTACTCGTAATATGCTCGACCTTGTTTTCAAGGGAGAGGGTAGCGAATGTTTCTGTAATGGTTGTGTGATAGCTGATAAGAGTCAGCATGTTGACAACAATACGCTTATCGACCATCAAGTACCTCATTGCACAAGTAACGAACTTTACAAGTACGTACTTGATGATAATGCAGTAGGTGCTTTCGCAGGTCGTGTGCTTGTTCGCAAGGGCGCGCAGAAGACGCTTTCACAAGAGAACAACCGTAACCTTTGTGCCAGCAAGACAGCTCGTATGTTCACCCAGCCAATGCTTGAGATTTATGCTGATGATGTTCAGTGTAATCATGGTTCAACGGTAGGACAGCTTAATGATGCTGCGCTCTTCTACATGCAGCAGCGTGGTATTGATAAGAAAGAAGCAAAGCTCCTCCTTGAGTTTGCCTTTATCAATGAGGTAATTGATAAGATGGAACTTGAGCCATTGCGCGACCGTCTCCACCATTTGGTAGAGAAGCGTTTCCGTGGTGAGCTTGATAAGTGTGAAGGTTGCGATTTGTGTAAGTAA
- a CDS encoding aminotransferase class V-fold PLP-dependent enzyme: MYDITKVRESFPILSRTVYGKPLIYLDNGATTQKPLCVLDAMREEYLNVNANVHRGVHWMSQQATDLHEAARETVRKFINARSTTEIVFTRGTTESLNLVASSFVEGCMKEGDEVIVSTMEHHSNIVPWQLQEQRKGIVLKVIPMTDEGELLLEEYEKLFTERTKLVSVTQVSNVLGTVNPVKEMIRIAHEHGVPVVVDGAQSVPHFAVDVQDLDCDFLAFSGHKVYGPTGVGVLYGKEEWLDRLPPYQGGGEMIERVSFEKTTFERPPLKFEAGTPDYVATHGLATALDYVTSLGMDNILAHEQDLTHYALQQLREIEGMHIYGHRNDSGDAVISFNVGDIHHMDLGTLLDQLGIAVRTGHHCAQPLMDRLGILGTVRASFGLYNTREEVDALVAGIKRIAMMF; encoded by the coding sequence ATGTACGATATAACGAAAGTTCGGGAATCCTTCCCAATTCTCTCCCGCACCGTCTATGGTAAACCCCTGATTTATCTTGACAATGGTGCCACCACGCAGAAACCGCTCTGTGTGTTGGATGCTATGCGGGAAGAATACCTCAATGTAAATGCCAATGTGCATCGTGGTGTACACTGGATGTCACAACAGGCAACTGACTTGCACGAGGCAGCACGTGAGACAGTGCGGAAGTTTATCAATGCTCGTTCAACAACTGAGATTGTCTTCACACGTGGTACGACAGAGAGTTTGAATCTCGTTGCTTCCAGTTTTGTAGAAGGTTGTATGAAGGAGGGTGATGAAGTGATAGTCTCTACCATGGAGCATCACTCAAACATTGTGCCTTGGCAGTTGCAGGAACAGCGCAAGGGAATTGTGCTAAAGGTTATTCCAATGACCGATGAGGGTGAACTTCTGCTTGAAGAATACGAGAAACTCTTCACCGAACGTACAAAACTTGTTAGTGTAACGCAGGTAAGCAATGTTCTTGGCACCGTCAACCCTGTAAAGGAGATGATTCGTATCGCCCATGAACACGGTGTTCCTGTAGTAGTGGATGGTGCGCAAAGCGTTCCTCACTTTGCCGTTGACGTGCAAGACTTAGATTGCGACTTCCTCGCCTTTAGTGGTCATAAGGTGTATGGTCCGACAGGTGTGGGCGTTCTTTATGGTAAAGAAGAGTGGCTCGACCGACTACCTCCATATCAAGGTGGTGGTGAGATGATAGAGCGTGTTAGCTTTGAAAAGACTACCTTTGAGCGTCCACCTTTGAAGTTTGAGGCTGGAACACCTGATTATGTTGCAACGCATGGACTTGCAACCGCCCTCGATTATGTTACTTCCTTAGGAATGGATAATATCCTTGCTCATGAGCAGGACCTCACACATTATGCACTTCAGCAACTTCGTGAGATAGAGGGTATGCACATCTATGGACATCGTAATGACAGCGGGGATGCTGTTATCAGTTTCAATGTCGGTGATATTCACCACATGGACCTTGGTACATTGCTCGACCAGTTAGGTATTGCTGTCCGCACGGGTCATCATTGTGCACAACCTTTGATGGATCGCCTTGGTATCCTTGGTACTGTTCGTGCCTCCTTCGGATTATATAACACACGTGAGGAAGTGGATGCTTTGGTAGCAGGTATCAAGCGTATTGCAATGATGTTTTAA